One Oryza glaberrima chromosome 10, OglaRS2, whole genome shotgun sequence DNA segment encodes these proteins:
- the LOC127753473 gene encoding glycosyltransferase BC10-like, with translation MKEKDTSKQLLPTRASSSSRFGGKVGSNIAVVLLLVSLGFVLGLTSSNAMFLKSFYPSSLMPSSMAPLRLVLSSTSTSPSPPSPPPPPPPPPPQQPAPMHSMGDEELFWRASMAPKSRRRLPDGVVPKKVAFMFLVRGELPLRPLWEKFFEGQRADHYSIYVHAHPSYSFTGSPESVFHGRYVPSKAAKWGDASLVEAERRLVANALLDAGNSRFVLLSEACIPVYDFATVHAYLTGANTSFVDSFENGGSRSRYREFFAGRNITLARWRKGAQWFEMDRALALEVAADDELCFPAFRDFCVGRRECLIDEHYLATLVTMLGWGRRNANRTLTYADWSRPVNRHPHTYTAEEVTEKVIGGIRADKRCSYNGASSGGICNLFARKFPPETLQPLLRLAPKVMGFG, from the coding sequence ATGAAGGAGAAGGACACGAGCAAGCAGCTGCTGCCGAcgcgggcgtcgtcgtcgtctcgcttTGGTGGGAAAGTGGGCAGCAATATCGCGGTCGTGCTTCTCCTCGTCTCCTTGGGCTTCGTCCTCGGCCTCACCTCCTCCAACGCCATGTTCCTCAAATCCTTCTACCCCTCCTCTCTCATGCCATCATCCATGGCGCCATTGCGGCTAGTGCTATCGTCTACTTCTACttctccgtcgccgccctcgccaccgccgccgccgccaccgccaccgccgcagcaaCCTGCACCGATGCACAGCATGGGAGATGAGGAACTGTTCTGGAGAGCGTCCATGGCGCCGAAaagtcggcggcggctgccggacGGCGTGGTGCCGAAGAAGGTGGCGTTCATGTTCCTCGTGAGAGGGGAGCTGCCGCTGAGGCCCCTGTGGGAGAAGTTCTTCGAGGGGCAGCGAGCCGATCACTACTCCATCTACGTGCACGCCCACCCGTCGTACAGCTTCACCGGCTCGCCGGAGTCCGTGTTCCACGGCCGGTACGTCCCGAGCAAGGCGGCCAAGTGGGGGGACGCGTCgctggtggaggcggagcggcggctggTGGCGAACGCGCTGCTGGACGCCGGCAACTCGCGGTTCGTGCTGCTGTCGGAGGCGTGCATCCCGGTGTACGACTTCGCCACCGTGCACGCCTACCTCACCGGCGCCAACACCAGCTTCGTCGACAGCTTCGAGAACGGCGGCAGCCGGTCGCGGTACAGGGAGTTCTTCGCCGGCCGCAACATCACCCTCGCCCGGTGGCGCAAGGGCGCGCAGTGGTTCGAGATGGACCGCGCGCTGGCGCtggaggtcgccgccgacgacgagctctGCTTCCCGGCGTTCCGCGACTTCTGCGTCGGGCGCCGCGAGTGCCTCATCGACGAGCACTACCTCGCGACCCTGGTCACCATGCTGGGCTGGGGCCGCCGCAACGCCAACCGGACGCTGACCTACGCCGACTGGTCGCGGCCGGTGAACCGGCACCCGCACACGTacacggcggaggaggtgaCGGAGAAGGTCATCGGCGGCATCAGGGCGGACAAGCGGTGCTCGTACAACGGCGCCAGCAGCGGCGGGATCTGCAACCTGTTCGCGCGCAAGTTCCCGCCGGAGACGCTGCAGCCGCTGCTCCGGTTGGCGCCCAAGGTCATGGGCTTCGGCTAA